A window of Thunnus thynnus chromosome 17, fThuThy2.1, whole genome shotgun sequence contains these coding sequences:
- the LOC137200952 gene encoding uncharacterized protein isoform X2 — MDIRDSLLFLLVFLSLINLSKEGCDDYFTFNYWKNNFTIGMITLTTTNSSKDVVECTLDTYCENKRTYNGICSVLHDCFGNMDRTEKCSPPLKSENVTIHTYHFMCMVYKEANVSLSEVSEFCSITNYETVCQFFAETTKSEKQAAQNSDAVDKACPDNLILRLLPISIGFAMALLLLVYIYMRKQRRLNIRRATHVSNETMPGAETIIELQADTPHANGIVERTRLMQPEEYPSAVAPSADADAEADVECSVESGTQL; from the exons ATGGATATTCGTGACTCCCTACTGTTTCTCCTA GTGTTCCTGAGTTTGATTAACTTGTCAAAGGAGGGTTGCGACGACTATTTCACCTTTAATTATTGG aaaaataattttacaattGGTATGATCACCCTCACAACAACTAACAGTTCCAAG GATGTAGTGGAATGTACACTGGATACATATTGTGAAAACAAACGTACATATAATGGCATATGCTCTGTGCTACATGACTGCTTTGGCAATATG GACCGAACAGAAAAGTGCAGTCCCCCATTGAAATCTGAGAATGTCACCATCCATACCTATCATTTTATGTGTATGGTATACAAAGAGGCTAATGTCAGCCTTTCTGAAG tATCTGAGTTCTGCAGTATTACAAATTATG AGACGGTATGCCAGTTCTTtgcagaaacaacaaaaagtg AGAAACAGGCTGCTCAAAACTCTGATG cTGTGGATAAAGCATGTCCAG ACAATTTAATCCTGAGGTTGTTGCCTATAAGCATAGGGTTTGCTATGGCCCTTCTGCtgcttgtttacatttacatgcgTAAACAAAGGAGGCTCAACATACGG AGAGCAACCCATGTGTCCAATGAAACTATGCcaggagctgaaacaatcaTAGAGTTGCAG GCAGACACACCACATGCAAATGGAATTGTAGAGCGAACACGTTTGATGCAG cctgagGAGTATCCCTCTGCCGTCGCACCCTCagctgatgctgatgctgaAGCTGATGTAGAATGCAGTGTTGAAAGTGGAACGCAGCTTTAA
- the LOC137200952 gene encoding uncharacterized protein isoform X1 produces MDIRDSLLFLLVFLSLINLSKEGCDDYFTFNYWKNNFTIGMITLTTTNSSKDVVECTLDTYCENKRTYNGICSVLHDCFGNMDRTEKCSPPLKSENVTIHTYHFMCMVYKEANVSLSEVSEFCSITNYETVCQFFAETTKSDRTSPTTTTPQTTTTTPPPPTTTTTTTTTTTTTTTTLPQTTIALQPTRTPQPPTTTTLPPQPTTTSPPPPPPPPPTPTTTTTTTPGSIEKQAAQNSDAVDKACPDNLILRLLPISIGFAMALLLLVYIYMRKQRRLNIRRATHVSNETMPGAETIIELQADTPHANGIVERTRLMQPEEYPSAVAPSADADAEADVECSVESGTQL; encoded by the exons ATGGATATTCGTGACTCCCTACTGTTTCTCCTA GTGTTCCTGAGTTTGATTAACTTGTCAAAGGAGGGTTGCGACGACTATTTCACCTTTAATTATTGG aaaaataattttacaattGGTATGATCACCCTCACAACAACTAACAGTTCCAAG GATGTAGTGGAATGTACACTGGATACATATTGTGAAAACAAACGTACATATAATGGCATATGCTCTGTGCTACATGACTGCTTTGGCAATATG GACCGAACAGAAAAGTGCAGTCCCCCATTGAAATCTGAGAATGTCACCATCCATACCTATCATTTTATGTGTATGGTATACAAAGAGGCTAATGTCAGCCTTTCTGAAG tATCTGAGTTCTGCAGTATTACAAATTATG AGACGGTATGCCAGTTCTTtgcagaaacaacaaaaagtg ATCGAACatcaccaacaacaacaacaccacaaacaacaacaacaacaccaccaccaccaacaacaacaacaacaacaacaacaactacaactacaacaacaacaacactgccACAAACAACAATAGCACTCCAGCCTACAAGAACACCTCagccaccaacaacaacaacactcccACCACAACCAACTAcaacatcaccaccaccaccaccaccaccaccaccaacaccaacaacaacaacaacaacaactcctGGAAGCATAG AGAAACAGGCTGCTCAAAACTCTGATG cTGTGGATAAAGCATGTCCAG ACAATTTAATCCTGAGGTTGTTGCCTATAAGCATAGGGTTTGCTATGGCCCTTCTGCtgcttgtttacatttacatgcgTAAACAAAGGAGGCTCAACATACGG AGAGCAACCCATGTGTCCAATGAAACTATGCcaggagctgaaacaatcaTAGAGTTGCAG GCAGACACACCACATGCAAATGGAATTGTAGAGCGAACACGTTTGATGCAG cctgagGAGTATCCCTCTGCCGTCGCACCCTCagctgatgctgatgctgaAGCTGATGTAGAATGCAGTGTTGAAAGTGGAACGCAGCTTTAA